Proteins co-encoded in one Brassica oleracea var. oleracea cultivar TO1000 chromosome C4, BOL, whole genome shotgun sequence genomic window:
- the LOC106340929 gene encoding LOW QUALITY PROTEIN: uncharacterized protein LOC106340929 (The sequence of the model RefSeq protein was modified relative to this genomic sequence to represent the inferred CDS: inserted 1 base in 1 codon) produces the protein MTTVKPSTLTYLIQHLLRHAKPKSPVCLFCRLISNPNQQRGFRSLFFFSPTSSSLPLQCPYISLSSXLVPKYLSSACEPEQDKDNVSLPSHSAKNDEDEEDGLDRTLVSTREIRRSSEEVMAESSPMKLTVREKKKLASYAHSLGEKLKCQLVGKSGVTDSVVFSVLETLEKNELLKVKIHRTCPGTLEDMILHLEEATGSVVVGKIGRTVILYRPSPTKLIAKGEVVE, from the exons ATGACGACTGTAAAACCATCGACTTTGACGTACCTTATTCAACATCTTCTCCGACATGCCAAACCAAAGTCTCCAGTTTGTCTGTTCTGCAGATTAATCAGTAATCCCAATCAGCAGCGTGGCTTCCGTTCCTTGTTCTTCTTCTCGCCGACATCCTCTTCTTTACCTCTCCAGTGTCCTTACATCTCACTCTCTT CACTCGTACCTAAATACTTGTCTTCTGCTTGCGAACCAGAACAAGATAAAGACAACGTGTCCTTACCCTCTCATAGCGCAAAAAACGATGAAGACGAAGAGGATGGGTTGGACCGTACACTGGTTTCTACGAGAGAAATTCGAAGAAGCTCTGAAGAGGTGATGGCTGAGAGCTCGCCAATGAAGTTGACGGTGAGGGAGAAGAAAAAGCTCGCTTCTTACGCGCACAGCCTTGGAGAGAAGCTGAAATGTCAACTCGTGGGCAAGTCAGGGGTCACGGATTCAGTCGTCTTCTCCGTCCTAGAGACGCTGGAGAAGAACGAGCTATTAAAG GTGAAAATACACAGGACATGCCCTGGGACGCTAGAGGACATGATTTTACATTTGGAGGAAGCTACTGGTTCTGTAGTAGTAGGGAAAATTGGACGGACTGTAATACTTTACCGTCCTAGTCCCACCAAATTGATAGCAAAGGGGGAGGTTGTTGAGTAG
- the LOC106342680 gene encoding probable fructose-bisphosphate aldolase 1, chloroplastic has translation MASSSATLFKASPVKSDWLKGQSLLLRQPSSVSPIRSHVAPSALTVHAASAYADELVKTAKTIASPGRGILAMDESNATCGKRLASIGLENTEANRQAYRTLLVSAPGLGQYISGAILFEETLYQSTVDGKKMVDVLVQQNIVPGIKVDKGLVPLVGSNDESWCQGLDGLASRTAAYYQQGARFAKWRTVVSIPNGPSALAVKEAAWGLARYAAISQDSGLVPIVEPEIMLDGEHCIDRTYEVAEKVWSEVFFYLSQNNVMFEGILLKPSMVTPGAESKDRATPEQVASYTLKLLRNRVPPAVPGIMFLSGGQSELEATLNLNAMNQGPNPWHVSFSYARALQNTCLKTWGGREENVKAAQDTLLTRAKANSLAQLGKYTGEGESEDAKEGMFVKGYTY, from the exons ATGGCGTCAAGCTCTGCGACTCTGTTCAAAGCCTCACCGGTGAAATCTGACTGGCTTAAAGGACAGAGTCTCCTACTCCGTCAACCTTCCTCCGTCTCGCCTATCCGGAGCCACGTGGCACCTTCCGCTCTCACCGTCCATGCCGCCTCTGCCTACGCCGACGAGCTCGTCAAAACAGCT AAAACAATCGCGTCTCCGGGACGCGGAATCTTAGCGATGGACGAGTCAAACGCGACTTGCGGGAAGCGTTTAGCGTCAATTGGGCTAGAGAACACAGAGGCTAACCGTCAGGCTTACCGGACACTGCTTGTGTCGGCTCCAGGACTGGGACAGTACATCTCCGGAGCTATCCTGTTCGAGGAAACTCTCTACCAGTCCACCGTCGACGGCAAGAAAATGGTCGACGTTCTCGTCCAGCAGAACATCGTCCCTGGCATCAAAGTCGACAAG GGTTTGGTGCCACTTGTTGGGTCTAACGACGAGTCATGGTGCCAAGGACTTGACGGTTTAGCCTCTCGTACCGCTGCTTACTACCAGCAAGGTGCTCGCTTCGCCAAATG GCGTACTGTTGTGAGCATTCCAAATGGACCTTCTGCTTTGGCTGTTAAAGAAGCAGCCTGGGGACTTGCCCGCTACGCCGCTATTTCTCAG GATAGCGGTCTGGTACCGATTGTGGAGCCGGAGATTATGTTGGACGGAGAACACTGCATTGACAGGACATACGAGGTTGCGGAGAAGGTCTGGTCTGAGGTCTTCTTCTATCTTTCTCAGAACAACGTCATGTTCGAAG GTATCCTCCTGAAGCCAAGCATGGTTACTCCTGGTGCTGAGTCCAAAGACAGAGCTACTCCCGAGCAAGTTGCTTCCTACACTCTCAAGCTCCTTCGCAACAGAGTTCCTCCCGCTGTTCCCGGAATCATG TTCCTGTCTGGTGGACAGTCCGAGTTGGAGGCGACCTTGAACCTGAACGCAATGAACCAAGGACCGAACCCATGGCACGTGTCCTTCTCCTATGCACGTGCCTTGCAGAACACTTGCTTGAAGACATGGGGAGGCAGAGAAGAGAACGTGAAGGCGGCTCAGGACACTCTCTTGACCAGAGCCAAAGCGAACTCGCTGGCTCAGCTCGGGAAATACACAGGGGAAGGTGAGTCCGAGGATGCCAAGGAGGGTATGTTTGTAAAAGGCTACACCTATTAA